From the Streptomyces nigrescens genome, one window contains:
- a CDS encoding 3-hydroxybutyryl-CoA dehydrogenase — MSERAVDSIGVVGCGLMGSGIAEVCARAGREVCVVETGPAAAAAGLRRITGSLERATAAGRLSVRDRDSALARITVTTDLAALADRDLVVEAVAEDEAAKLAVFTRLDEVVRRPDAILATNTSSLPVIRLAAATARPQQVIGLHFFNPVPVLPLVELVPSLLTGDDTTRRTHTFAADVLGKEVVHAADRAGFIVNALLVPYLLDAVRMVESGAASAGDVDRGMRLGCAHPLGPLALADLIGLDTTRAIAESLYEEFREPRYAPPPLLARMVEAGLLGRKSGQGFHRYR; from the coding sequence ATGTCCGAGAGAGCAGTCGACAGCATCGGGGTCGTGGGCTGCGGCCTGATGGGCTCCGGCATCGCCGAGGTGTGTGCCCGCGCGGGCCGGGAGGTGTGCGTCGTCGAGACCGGCCCGGCCGCCGCGGCCGCGGGGCTGCGCCGGATCACCGGCTCCCTGGAACGTGCCACGGCGGCCGGCAGGCTCTCCGTCCGGGACCGGGACTCCGCGCTCGCCAGGATCACGGTCACCACCGACCTGGCCGCGCTGGCCGACCGCGATCTGGTCGTCGAAGCCGTCGCCGAGGACGAGGCCGCGAAGCTGGCCGTCTTCACCCGGCTCGACGAGGTGGTCCGGCGGCCGGACGCGATCCTGGCGACCAACACCTCCTCCCTCCCCGTCATCCGCCTCGCCGCCGCCACCGCACGCCCCCAGCAGGTCATCGGCCTGCACTTCTTCAACCCCGTTCCGGTGCTGCCGCTCGTCGAGCTGGTGCCCTCCCTGCTGACCGGCGACGACACCACCCGCAGGACGCACACCTTCGCGGCCGACGTACTGGGCAAGGAGGTCGTGCACGCCGCGGACCGTGCCGGGTTCATCGTCAATGCCCTGCTCGTCCCCTATCTGCTGGACGCGGTGCGGATGGTCGAGTCCGGCGCGGCCTCGGCGGGCGATGTCGACCGGGGGATGCGGCTGGGCTGCGCCCACCCGCTGGGGCCGCTCGCGCTGGCCGATCTCATCGGCCTCGACACGACCCGGGCGATCGCCGAGTCGCTGTACGAGGAGTTCCGTGAACCGCGCTACGCGCCCCCGCCGCTGCTGGCCCGGATGGTGGAGGCGGGCCTCCTCGGCCGCAAATCGGGCCAGGGCTTCCACCGCTACCGATGA
- a CDS encoding acyl-CoA dehydrogenase family protein, with amino-acid sequence MDFRLTPRQADLKRTARELTETLTAYETDCEENNGLTAQDHAAIRDAVLASGLQAVNMPREWGGAGLTILEQAIVQEELGQLTGALWDTVWRPANALRFCTPAQRERYLEPVIRGERRDCYAVTEPGAGSDPQNLATTATRTADGWTLDGEKWFVTVGDHADFMIVLAAAGPDREPTLFLVDKDTPGIEMTRVPRFMHTFVYEHPEFTFTEVQVPEDAVLGGVGKGYDITRSWFTEERLMIAARTTGAAERALRLARDWAVERRQFGSPIADFQLVQGMLADCAVDIAVNRAYAHQVAWEVDEGTVDRKTLHAKAAIAKLAASEAAGRVIDRCVQIFGGRGYDRSYPVERLYRELRVDRIWEGTSEIQRLIIAGELVKRGTGVLQMPTP; translated from the coding sequence ATGGACTTCCGTCTCACCCCCCGCCAGGCGGACCTCAAGCGCACCGCGCGCGAGCTCACCGAGACCCTCACCGCCTACGAAACCGACTGCGAGGAGAACAACGGCCTGACGGCGCAGGACCACGCCGCCATTCGTGACGCCGTCCTCGCCTCCGGCCTGCAGGCCGTCAACATGCCCCGGGAGTGGGGCGGCGCCGGGCTGACCATCCTGGAACAGGCCATCGTCCAGGAGGAGTTGGGGCAGCTCACCGGCGCCCTGTGGGACACCGTGTGGCGCCCCGCCAACGCCCTGCGCTTCTGCACCCCGGCACAGCGCGAGCGCTATCTCGAACCGGTCATCCGTGGCGAGCGCCGCGACTGCTACGCGGTGACCGAACCCGGGGCCGGCTCCGACCCGCAGAACCTGGCGACCACCGCGACGCGGACCGCCGACGGCTGGACACTGGACGGCGAGAAGTGGTTCGTGACCGTCGGCGACCACGCCGACTTCATGATCGTCCTCGCCGCCGCGGGCCCGGACCGGGAGCCGACGCTCTTCCTCGTCGACAAGGACACCCCCGGTATCGAGATGACGCGGGTGCCGCGCTTCATGCACACCTTCGTCTACGAGCACCCCGAATTCACCTTCACCGAGGTGCAGGTCCCTGAGGACGCCGTGCTCGGGGGCGTCGGCAAGGGCTACGACATCACCCGGTCCTGGTTCACGGAGGAACGGCTGATGATCGCGGCCCGTACGACGGGCGCCGCCGAGCGGGCCCTCCGGCTGGCGCGGGACTGGGCGGTGGAGCGCCGGCAGTTCGGGTCGCCGATCGCCGACTTCCAGCTGGTGCAGGGGATGCTGGCGGACTGCGCGGTCGATATCGCGGTCAACCGGGCCTATGCCCACCAGGTCGCCTGGGAGGTGGACGAGGGCACCGTCGACCGCAAGACCCTGCACGCCAAGGCGGCGATCGCCAAGCTCGCGGCGAGCGAGGCGGCGGGCCGGGTCATCGACCGCTGTGTGCAGATCTTCGGCGGTCGCGGCTATGACCGCTCCTACCCCGTCGAGCGGCTCTACCGCGAGCTGCGGGTGGACCGGATCTGGGAGGGCACCTCCGAGATCCAGCGTCTGATCATCGCTGGCGAACTGGTCAAGCGGGGCACGGGAGTTCTGCAGATGCCCACGCCCTGA
- a CDS encoding acyl-CoA dehydrogenase family protein: MDFRYTPRQADLKARAAAYTELLFRYEQQAEEAGGPLPADTVRELTRAAIDAGVYAINMPEKWGGPGLSLLDQVIVEEEFGKVTNCLWDIPWRPANVLAYGTEAQREKYLLPVIRGERFDAFAVTEPGAGSDPASGTSTATRTEGGWLLNGEKWFVTCGDIADFLLVQADAGPERAATLFFVDKQAPGVRMTRVPRFMHSAVNGHPEFTFTEVFVPDDDVLGGVGNGYELTKEWFTDERLMIAARTTGAAERALGLARDRSVERRQFGSPIADFQLVQGMLADCAVDIAVNRAYTHQVAWEADQPGTDRKALHAKASTAKLAASEAAGRVIDRCVQIFGGRGYDRSYPVERLYRELRVDRIWEGTSEIQRLIIANELIKRGTRALDLPLP; the protein is encoded by the coding sequence ATGGACTTCCGCTACACCCCCCGACAGGCCGATCTGAAGGCCCGTGCCGCCGCCTACACCGAGTTGCTGTTCCGGTACGAGCAGCAGGCCGAGGAGGCCGGGGGACCGCTGCCCGCCGACACGGTCCGTGAGCTGACCCGGGCCGCGATCGACGCCGGTGTCTACGCCATCAACATGCCCGAGAAGTGGGGCGGCCCGGGACTGTCGCTGCTCGACCAGGTCATCGTCGAGGAGGAATTCGGCAAGGTCACCAACTGCCTGTGGGACATCCCCTGGCGGCCCGCCAACGTGCTGGCGTACGGCACCGAGGCCCAGCGGGAGAAGTACCTCCTCCCCGTCATCCGGGGCGAGCGTTTCGACGCCTTCGCGGTGACCGAACCCGGCGCCGGATCGGACCCCGCCTCGGGCACCAGCACCGCCACCCGGACCGAGGGCGGATGGCTGCTGAACGGCGAGAAGTGGTTTGTGACCTGCGGGGACATCGCCGACTTCCTGCTGGTGCAGGCCGACGCGGGCCCGGAGCGGGCCGCCACCCTCTTCTTCGTCGACAAGCAGGCACCGGGCGTACGGATGACCCGGGTGCCGCGGTTCATGCACTCCGCCGTGAACGGGCACCCCGAGTTCACCTTCACCGAGGTCTTCGTGCCCGATGACGACGTCCTCGGCGGCGTCGGCAACGGGTACGAACTCACCAAGGAATGGTTCACCGACGAACGGCTGATGATCGCGGCCCGCACCACCGGCGCCGCGGAACGGGCCCTCGGACTGGCGCGGGACCGGTCGGTGGAGCGCCGGCAGTTCGGGTCGCCGATCGCCGACTTCCAGCTGGTGCAGGGGATGCTGGCCGACTGCGCGGTGGACATCGCCGTCAACCGGGCCTACACCCACCAGGTCGCCTGGGAGGCCGACCAGCCGGGCACCGACCGCAAGGCGCTGCACGCCAAGGCCTCGACGGCCAAGCTCGCGGCGAGCGAGGCGGCGGGCCGGGTCATCGACCGCTGTGTGCAGATCTTCGGCGGTCGCGGCTATGACCGCTCGTACCCCGTCGAGCGGCTCTACCGCGAGCTGCGGGTGGACCGGATCTGGGAGGGCACCTCCGAGATCCAGCGTCTGATCATCGCCAACGAGCTCATCAAGCGCGGCACCCGCGCCCTCGACCTGCCCCTGCCCTGA
- a CDS encoding acetate--CoA ligase family protein: MGRDLSALFDPESVAVVGASDDPAKYGHAVAAQALRAPDRRPVHLVNRRGGTVLGRTTATSLAGIGEPVELVVISVPGPGFEAAVDDALACGARAIVGITAGFAETGPLGLARQQAIAERVRAAGAVLVGPNCLGIADNTTELYLASDRFAPGGIALLSQSGNLALELHLRCAPHGLGFSRFVSLGNQADVTLVDLIEDAARHDPTRAIAVYAEDFGDGRAFAEAAAAAGKPVVLLTAGRGTASARSAQSHTGALTTSSDVVAAACRDAGVELVATPHEMTVVLAALNGGRRATGHRTAVCTDGGGHGAIAADAAESAGLAVPELGPAAQQRLRTLLWEQSAVGNPVDLAGMGERKPHSYGDTVGALLALDEVDSVMLTGYFGGYSAATGGLGGPAAESGTAGGGSALAAGELETAHQMAVHTARTAKPLVVQSMFPDAPSCRTLVEAGIPVFASTEDAARALAAMTVDGAAGPPGVRPLPPSAAPLSDPGYHGVRTLLSAAGVPFPEAREITDEAELLAAADAFEGPYVLKALHLLHKSDAGGVALGLPDRSALVTAFREMHARLGAASYSVEAMADPTDGVELIVGVNRDPRFGPVAMVGLGGVLTEALHDVAFALAPVPAARAEQLLTGLRTAALLRGVRGRPAVDLAAAGAVIERLTTLAAAHPEITEIEVNPLLVRPDGALALDARAVLA, translated from the coding sequence ATGGGACGTGATCTGTCGGCCCTGTTCGACCCGGAGTCGGTCGCGGTGGTCGGTGCCAGTGACGACCCGGCGAAGTACGGCCATGCGGTCGCCGCCCAGGCCCTGCGGGCACCCGACCGCCGGCCCGTCCACCTCGTGAACCGCCGCGGCGGTACGGTCCTCGGGCGCACCACGGCCACCTCGCTCGCCGGGATCGGCGAACCGGTCGAACTCGTGGTGATCTCCGTACCGGGCCCCGGTTTCGAGGCCGCCGTCGACGACGCGCTCGCCTGCGGCGCACGCGCCATCGTCGGTATCACCGCCGGGTTCGCCGAGACCGGTCCCCTCGGGCTGGCCCGCCAACAGGCGATCGCCGAACGGGTGCGCGCCGCCGGCGCCGTCCTCGTCGGCCCGAACTGCCTCGGCATCGCCGACAACACCACCGAGCTCTACCTCGCCTCGGACCGCTTCGCGCCCGGCGGTATCGCCCTGCTGAGCCAGAGCGGCAACCTCGCGCTGGAACTCCACCTCCGCTGCGCCCCGCACGGTCTGGGATTCTCCCGCTTCGTCTCGCTGGGCAACCAGGCCGATGTCACCCTCGTCGACCTCATCGAGGACGCCGCCCGGCACGACCCCACCCGGGCCATCGCCGTCTACGCGGAGGACTTCGGCGACGGCCGGGCCTTCGCCGAGGCGGCCGCCGCGGCGGGCAAACCGGTGGTCCTGCTCACCGCCGGGCGGGGCACCGCCTCCGCGCGCAGCGCACAGTCGCACACCGGCGCCCTGACCACCTCCTCCGACGTCGTGGCCGCCGCCTGCCGCGACGCGGGCGTCGAACTCGTCGCCACACCCCATGAGATGACCGTCGTCCTCGCCGCGCTGAACGGGGGGCGGCGCGCCACCGGACACCGCACCGCGGTCTGCACGGACGGCGGCGGCCACGGAGCCATCGCCGCCGACGCCGCCGAGTCCGCCGGGCTGGCCGTGCCCGAACTCGGGCCCGCCGCACAGCAACGGCTCAGGACGCTGCTGTGGGAACAGTCCGCGGTGGGCAACCCCGTCGACCTGGCCGGGATGGGGGAGCGGAAACCGCACTCCTACGGCGACACCGTCGGTGCTCTGCTCGCCCTGGACGAGGTCGACTCCGTCATGCTGACCGGGTACTTCGGCGGCTACTCGGCGGCGACCGGCGGTCTGGGCGGTCCGGCCGCCGAGAGCGGTACCGCGGGCGGCGGGAGCGCGCTCGCGGCGGGTGAGCTGGAAACCGCACACCAGATGGCCGTCCATACGGCACGGACCGCCAAACCCCTGGTGGTGCAGTCGATGTTCCCGGACGCCCCCAGCTGCCGGACGCTGGTGGAGGCGGGCATACCGGTCTTCGCCTCCACCGAGGACGCGGCCCGCGCGCTGGCGGCGATGACCGTGGACGGGGCCGCCGGCCCGCCCGGCGTCCGCCCGCTGCCACCGTCCGCGGCACCGCTGTCCGACCCCGGCTACCACGGTGTACGCACGCTGCTGAGCGCCGCCGGAGTGCCCTTCCCCGAGGCCCGTGAGATCACCGATGAGGCCGAACTGCTCGCCGCGGCCGACGCGTTCGAGGGCCCCTACGTCCTCAAGGCCCTCCACCTCCTGCACAAGTCCGACGCCGGCGGTGTCGCCCTCGGACTGCCGGACCGGTCCGCGCTCGTCACCGCCTTCCGGGAGATGCACGCCCGGCTCGGCGCCGCCTCCTACTCGGTCGAGGCGATGGCCGATCCGACCGACGGCGTCGAGCTGATCGTGGGGGTGAACCGTGACCCCCGGTTCGGGCCGGTCGCCATGGTCGGCCTGGGCGGGGTGCTCACCGAGGCGCTGCACGATGTCGCCTTCGCCCTGGCGCCCGTCCCCGCGGCCCGCGCCGAACAGCTGCTGACCGGGCTGCGGACCGCCGCGCTCCTCCGGGGCGTCCGCGGCCGGCCCGCGGTCGACCTGGCAGCCGCGGGGGCCGTGATCGAGCGCCTCACCACGCTCGCCGCCGCCCACCCCGAGATCACCGAGATCGAGGTCAATCCGCTGCTCGTCCGCCCGGACGGCGCCCTCGCCCTCGATGCCCGCGCCGTACTGGCCTGA
- a CDS encoding ferredoxin, translating into MKLRLDATRCQGYGLCQEPAPDLIDLDDFGYAAVVADPAPGASEDAARAAAEVCPNSALRLER; encoded by the coding sequence GTGAAACTCCGTCTCGACGCCACCCGCTGCCAGGGCTACGGCCTGTGCCAGGAACCCGCACCGGACCTCATCGACCTCGACGACTTCGGCTATGCCGCCGTCGTCGCCGACCCCGCGCCGGGCGCCTCCGAGGACGCCGCCCGGGCCGCCGCCGAGGTCTGCCCCAACTCCGCGCTCCGGCTGGAGAGGTGA
- a CDS encoding NADH-ubiquinone oxidoreductase-F iron-sulfur binding region domain-containing protein, producing MTGTDSLIPPGTPSVLGAAPGVNEDAGAYVAAGGYRRAIGAAELLDRIDGLRGRGGAGFPTAAKLRAVRDAGPRPVVVANGEEGEPGSVKDRWLLRARPHLVLDGLALAAEITGAERGYVYVSDTAAGERIRRALAERTPQLPCDVVDTPHTYVAGEETAVVRRINGGPALPTAKPPRPYQQGVGGAPTLVANVETLARIALIAAQPDHRRRTACATLVTLAGGGAEPLLAEVPYGCTLRTLAQAQGTPEPAGALMGGLFGGLIGPGRLDLALDPDTLAAAGTALGCGAIRFLAPDECPVSLVSAVLAHLAAESARQCGICVAGTGSLRDAVGALTNGTADSGLLTRLQRWSTSLPGRGACGLLGAAAGTTGSLLRAFPDLVRAHLDAPCPGCAAPADAGRLTVPVPYVARRSVPRPRSVSSSR from the coding sequence ATGACCGGGACCGACTCCCTGATACCGCCGGGAACCCCCTCCGTGCTCGGCGCGGCACCGGGCGTGAACGAGGACGCCGGGGCGTACGTTGCCGCCGGAGGCTACCGCCGGGCGATCGGGGCGGCGGAGCTCCTCGACCGGATCGACGGCCTGCGGGGACGCGGCGGCGCCGGCTTCCCCACCGCCGCGAAACTCCGCGCCGTACGCGACGCCGGACCCCGCCCCGTCGTCGTGGCGAACGGAGAGGAAGGGGAACCCGGCTCCGTCAAGGACCGCTGGCTGCTGCGGGCCCGCCCGCACCTGGTCCTGGACGGGCTGGCGCTGGCCGCGGAGATCACCGGCGCGGAGCGCGGCTACGTCTACGTCTCCGACACCGCGGCGGGCGAACGGATCCGCCGTGCGCTCGCCGAACGCACACCCCAGCTGCCGTGCGATGTCGTCGACACCCCGCACACCTATGTCGCGGGGGAGGAGACCGCCGTGGTCCGCCGGATCAACGGCGGCCCCGCCCTCCCCACCGCCAAACCGCCCCGCCCCTACCAGCAGGGCGTCGGCGGCGCACCGACCCTCGTCGCCAACGTCGAGACCCTGGCCCGTATCGCGCTCATCGCCGCACAGCCGGACCACCGGCGCCGTACGGCCTGCGCCACCCTGGTGACGCTCGCGGGCGGCGGCGCCGAACCCCTGCTCGCCGAGGTGCCCTACGGCTGCACCCTGCGGACCCTGGCGCAGGCCCAGGGCACGCCCGAGCCGGCCGGGGCCCTCATGGGCGGCCTCTTCGGGGGGCTGATCGGTCCCGGCCGGCTCGACCTCGCGCTGGACCCCGACACCCTCGCGGCCGCGGGGACGGCACTGGGCTGCGGGGCGATCCGCTTCCTCGCCCCCGACGAATGCCCGGTCTCCCTCGTCTCCGCCGTCCTCGCCCACCTCGCCGCCGAGAGCGCCCGGCAGTGCGGCATCTGCGTCGCGGGCACCGGCTCCCTCCGCGACGCCGTCGGTGCCCTGACGAACGGCACGGCCGACTCCGGACTCCTCACCCGGCTGCAGCGCTGGTCCACTTCACTGCCCGGCCGCGGTGCCTGCGGGCTGCTCGGTGCCGCGGCGGGCACGACCGGCAGCCTCCTGCGCGCCTTCCCCGACCTGGTCCGCGCCCACCTCGACGCCCCCTGCCCGGGCTGCGCCGCGCCCGCGGACGCCGGCCGGCTCACCGTGCCCGTCCCGTACGTCGCCCGGCGGAGCGTGCCCCGCCCGCGCTCCGTCTCCTCCTCCCGCTGA
- a CDS encoding aromatic ring-hydroxylating oxygenase subunit alpha: MHPEATTTPTAQDVPGQALPARYYTDPAAATAETQHLFAKSWQLVCHESDLPGPGARLAATVADREVLVVRTEDGTLAGHLNVCRHRGTRLVSAPEASGKALRCPYHGWTYKLDGRLVGAPEARQIPCLDKPALGLFPVRVESFLGFVFANLDPDAVPLAEQCAGLAEAVGHYAGTDLVPVGRSRIHDLAGAEVQHANWKVAVDNYLEGYHVPVAHPGLMRLLDYQGYTSEIDESYVLFASPLRDKPSSNWAERLYQRLASPMPGLTEADRRVWRYAVIYPNTLIDFYPDHVLAWTAIPTAVDRVAVPGAFYTRRGTSARTRLARRLNIHIGWITNDEDAELVARVQKGLGTPGFEPGPLSRREAAVGWFADRVRTDLGGAMR, encoded by the coding sequence ATGCACCCCGAAGCCACCACGACACCGACGGCACAGGACGTCCCCGGGCAGGCACTGCCCGCCCGCTACTACACCGACCCGGCCGCGGCCACCGCCGAGACGCAGCACCTCTTCGCCAAGTCCTGGCAGCTCGTGTGCCATGAGTCCGATCTCCCCGGCCCCGGCGCACGCCTCGCCGCCACCGTCGCCGACCGCGAGGTACTGGTCGTCCGTACCGAGGACGGCACCCTGGCCGGGCACCTCAATGTGTGCCGGCACCGCGGCACCCGCCTGGTCTCCGCCCCCGAGGCGTCCGGCAAGGCCCTCCGCTGCCCGTATCACGGCTGGACGTACAAGCTCGACGGACGGCTGGTCGGTGCGCCCGAAGCACGGCAGATCCCCTGCCTCGACAAGCCCGCGCTCGGTCTCTTCCCCGTCCGGGTCGAGTCGTTCCTGGGATTCGTCTTCGCCAACCTCGACCCGGATGCCGTGCCGCTGGCGGAGCAGTGCGCCGGGCTGGCGGAGGCCGTCGGCCACTACGCGGGGACCGATCTGGTGCCCGTCGGACGCAGCCGTATCCACGATCTGGCCGGCGCGGAAGTACAGCACGCCAACTGGAAGGTCGCCGTCGACAACTACCTGGAGGGCTACCACGTCCCGGTCGCCCACCCCGGGCTGATGCGCCTGCTCGACTACCAGGGCTACACGAGCGAGATCGACGAGTCCTATGTCCTCTTCGCCTCACCGCTGCGCGACAAACCCTCCTCGAACTGGGCCGAGCGGCTCTACCAGCGCCTCGCCTCCCCCATGCCGGGTCTGACCGAGGCCGACCGGCGGGTCTGGCGGTACGCGGTGATCTACCCCAACACACTCATCGACTTCTACCCCGACCATGTGCTTGCCTGGACCGCCATACCGACGGCGGTCGACCGGGTGGCCGTCCCCGGCGCCTTCTACACGCGCCGCGGGACGAGCGCACGGACCCGGCTCGCGCGCCGGCTCAACATCCACATCGGCTGGATCACCAATGACGAAGACGCCGAATTGGTGGCCCGGGTGCAGAAAGGCCTCGGCACCCCGGGCTTCGAGCCGGGCCCCCTGTCCCGCCGGGAAGCCGCGGTCGGCTGGTTCGCCGACCGGGTACGCACCGACCTCGGTGGCGCGATGCGCTGA
- a CDS encoding polyamine ABC transporter substrate-binding protein: MSPEEPPPPSRRAFLRSGVAAAFGLGLAGCGFLPEGRNAFGDPDRPIDVKVDGDLVYFNWADFVAPAVFDGFEKEYGVKVIQSNFDSMEGMAAKLNAGNRYDIIFPTAKWAQRLADGGRLRRIDHSQLPHADAVFSRYRYFADPWYDHHSAHTVPFTMYKTGIGWRKDRMGDDLAGSWGDLWNARARGQVFVLDDRDEVLGMAALKLGLDIGTSDERDLARITATLQSLRPRLRGFSSDSYNNLLNGNAVMTQAWSGDMAAMLGQAKDPSVLGFEVAREGAPINSDCYAIPVNARHPGTAMLFIDYMLRPENVRKNIRYIGYPMPVGGSEDVYAAIVKPFPQCLVAPDDLKADLFFRNASSKGEQARDTAWTHVKAG, from the coding sequence ATGTCCCCCGAGGAACCCCCACCTCCGTCCCGGCGCGCGTTTCTGCGCTCGGGCGTCGCCGCGGCCTTCGGCCTCGGTCTGGCCGGATGCGGCTTTCTGCCGGAGGGCCGCAACGCCTTCGGCGACCCGGACCGGCCGATCGACGTCAAGGTGGACGGCGACCTGGTGTATTTCAACTGGGCGGACTTCGTCGCCCCGGCGGTCTTCGACGGATTCGAGAAGGAATACGGCGTCAAGGTCATCCAGTCGAACTTCGACTCGATGGAGGGCATGGCCGCCAAGCTCAACGCCGGGAACCGCTACGACATCATCTTCCCCACCGCGAAATGGGCGCAGCGGCTGGCCGACGGCGGGCGGCTGCGCCGTATCGACCACTCCCAACTGCCGCACGCCGACGCGGTGTTCAGCCGGTACCGCTACTTCGCCGACCCCTGGTACGACCACCACTCCGCGCACACCGTCCCGTTCACCATGTACAAGACGGGCATCGGCTGGCGGAAGGACCGAATGGGCGACGACCTGGCCGGCTCCTGGGGCGACCTGTGGAACGCCCGGGCCAGGGGGCAGGTCTTCGTCCTCGACGACCGCGACGAGGTGCTCGGGATGGCGGCGCTCAAACTGGGCCTGGACATCGGCACCTCCGATGAACGCGACCTCGCCCGGATCACCGCCACGCTGCAGAGCCTCCGCCCCCGGCTGCGCGGCTTCTCCAGCGACAGCTACAACAACCTGCTCAACGGCAACGCGGTGATGACCCAGGCCTGGAGCGGCGATATGGCCGCCATGCTCGGACAGGCCAAGGACCCGTCCGTGCTCGGCTTCGAGGTCGCCCGGGAGGGCGCGCCGATCAACTCGGACTGCTACGCGATCCCCGTCAACGCCCGCCACCCCGGCACGGCGATGCTCTTCATCGACTACATGCTCAGACCCGAGAACGTGCGCAAGAACATCCGGTACATCGGCTACCCCATGCCGGTCGGCGGCAGCGAGGACGTCTACGCCGCGATCGTGAAGCCGTTCCCGCAGTGCCTGGTCGCCCCCGACGACCTCAAGGCCGACCTCTTCTTCCGCAATGCGTCCTCGAAGGGCGAGCAGGCCCGCGATACCGCCTGGACCCACGTGAAAGCCGGCTGA
- a CDS encoding ABC transporter permease has protein sequence MAQRTPSGALRDRRGRSASGTRLWTWLMLPGTLWMTGFLIASLILVATLALGTTDPLGNPRFGFNFDNIAAMADPAYRIVLLRSLGFALIACVVCLIVAYPVAYSIALHGGRFKNLLIAAIVVPFFANYLVRMYGWSVVLSDGGPVLKALRAVGLADGHTKILQSGVGVIAGLVYGFIVFMIIPLYAALERMDLSLIEAGRDLYGGPLRTFFFVTLPATRQGAAAGAVLVFLPAMGDFVSAQLMGGPDQIMIGNLIQDKFFQGQNWPLGSALTMLMMAVLFIGMLGYLRRTRKDEAEAAR, from the coding sequence ATGGCACAACGCACCCCCTCCGGGGCACTCCGGGACCGCCGCGGGCGCTCCGCGTCCGGCACCCGGCTGTGGACCTGGCTCATGCTCCCCGGCACCCTGTGGATGACCGGGTTTCTCATCGCCTCCCTGATCCTCGTGGCCACCCTGGCCCTGGGCACCACCGACCCCCTCGGCAACCCGCGGTTCGGCTTCAACTTCGACAACATCGCGGCGATGGCCGACCCGGCCTACCGCATCGTGCTGCTGCGCTCGCTGGGCTTCGCGCTGATCGCCTGCGTCGTCTGCCTGATCGTGGCCTATCCCGTGGCCTACTCGATCGCCCTGCACGGCGGGCGGTTCAAGAACCTGCTGATCGCCGCGATCGTCGTCCCGTTCTTCGCCAACTACCTGGTGCGGATGTACGGCTGGTCCGTGGTGCTGTCCGACGGTGGCCCGGTGCTGAAGGCGCTGCGCGCGGTCGGACTCGCCGACGGGCACACCAAGATCCTGCAGAGCGGGGTCGGCGTCATCGCCGGGCTCGTCTACGGCTTCATCGTCTTCATGATCATCCCGCTGTACGCGGCGCTGGAGCGGATGGACCTCTCGCTGATCGAGGCGGGACGCGATCTGTACGGAGGGCCGTTGCGGACCTTCTTCTTCGTCACCCTCCCGGCGACCCGGCAGGGCGCGGCCGCGGGCGCCGTCCTGGTCTTCCTGCCCGCCATGGGCGACTTCGTGAGCGCCCAGCTGATGGGCGGGCCGGACCAGATCATGATCGGCAACCTGATCCAGGACAAGTTCTTCCAGGGCCAGAACTGGCCGCTCGGCTCCGCCCTCACCATGCTGATGATGGCGGTGCTCTTCATCGGAATGCTCGGCTATCTGCGGCGCACCCGCAAGGACGAGGCGGAGGCCGCCCGATGA